In a genomic window of Occallatibacter riparius:
- a CDS encoding carboxypeptidase-like regulatory domain-containing protein: MHRRNFLSSVVLLAVFGLVFGTFSSSAQDSKRGRKYKAPPPTSKIEVTVLKDANGKPIENAAVIFHTLNDPGNMELKSNEDGKATIDVLPIGETVRLQIIAKGFQTYGQDYKIEKDQMAIEIRMKRPGEQYSIYKDHAGDKKDDADKPAESSKPQ; this comes from the coding sequence ATGCATCGCCGTAATTTTCTGTCCTCAGTCGTGCTCCTGGCTGTCTTCGGCTTGGTTTTCGGAACCTTCTCCTCCTCTGCCCAGGACAGCAAGCGTGGCCGCAAATACAAGGCGCCCCCGCCGACCTCCAAGATCGAAGTGACCGTGCTGAAGGACGCTAACGGCAAACCCATCGAGAACGCCGCCGTCATCTTCCACACCCTCAACGATCCCGGGAACATGGAGCTCAAATCGAACGAGGACGGCAAGGCCACCATCGACGTGCTCCCCATCGGCGAAACGGTTCGTCTCCAGATCATCGCCAAGGGCTTCCAGACCTACGGTCAGGACTACAAGATCGAGAAGGATCAGATGGCCATCGAGATCCGCATGAAGCGCCCCGGCGAGCAGTACTCCATTTATAAGGACCACGCCGGCGACAAGAAGGACGACGCCGACAAGCCGGCCGAGAGCTCCAAGCCGCAGTAA